A single region of the Candidatus Methylacidithermus pantelleriae genome encodes:
- the panC gene encoding pantoate--beta-alanine ligase, which produces MKVVRSPRTMQRMARSWKEDRYRVGLVPTMGALHPGHLALIAKARRLCDRLVVSLYVNPTQFGPNEDWERYPRSFWEDHQLCRQHHVDVLFAPKTLYFPDSSTWVIEESVSVDRCGRFRPGHFRGVATVLVKLFWIVLPDIAVFGEKDYQQLELVQRIVRDLFIPVRIFSVPVIRDHDGVAWSSRNRYLSPSERKIAAQFASILKQGSSKKNAELWVKEELGKLEGLQVEYVEKVQGRLCAAVWVGTTRLIDNVPCP; this is translated from the coding sequence ATGAAAGTGGTGCGTTCCCCGCGAACCATGCAACGAATGGCTCGCAGCTGGAAAGAGGATCGGTACCGGGTGGGTCTAGTCCCCACAATGGGGGCACTCCATCCGGGACACTTGGCCTTGATCGCGAAAGCCCGCCGGTTGTGTGACCGACTGGTTGTGAGTCTCTACGTAAACCCAACCCAATTTGGTCCCAATGAGGATTGGGAGCGCTATCCGCGTTCTTTTTGGGAAGACCATCAATTGTGCCGCCAACATCACGTGGATGTTCTTTTTGCCCCCAAAACGCTTTATTTCCCTGATTCTTCTACCTGGGTCATTGAGGAGTCCGTTTCGGTCGATCGTTGCGGTCGGTTCCGGCCCGGTCATTTCCGAGGAGTTGCGACGGTCTTAGTGAAACTTTTCTGGATCGTCCTTCCTGATATTGCTGTTTTTGGCGAGAAGGACTATCAACAGCTCGAGCTGGTGCAGCGAATCGTTCGGGACCTTTTTATCCCGGTCCGTATTTTTTCGGTTCCCGTCATCCGAGATCATGACGGGGTAGCCTGGAGTTCCCGCAATCGGTACCTTTCACCAAGCGAGCGAAAGATTGCGGCTCAGTTTGCGAGCATTCTTAAGCAGGGTTCTTCCAAGAAAAACGCGGAGCTTTGGGTAAAGGAAGAGCTTGGCAAACTGGAAGGGCTTCAAGTGGAATATGTAGAAAAGGTGCAAGGACGCTTGTGCGCTGCCGTGTGGGTTGGTACAACTAGGCTCATTGACAATGTCCCCTGTCCGTAA